In a single window of the Patescibacteria group bacterium genome:
- a CDS encoding phosphoribosyltransferase family protein, with amino-acid sequence MFKKILDILFPIECVGCGFPNFLICDKCFETIQINSANYFSTDYVDEVHVCCSFHNRLLQRVIHLYKYQYIEDLSRYLSLLMISYFLQTTNKILNPIIIPVPLHKKRLIERCFNQSYLIADNFCKRFDYVLKDDLIIRVKNTKQQAKLNKEQRIDNIKNSFCLLNKDFIQNKNFIIIDDIYTTGSTVSEIAKLLKTNGANKIWCIVIGKN; translated from the coding sequence ATGTTCAAAAAAATATTAGATATTTTGTTTCCAATTGAATGTGTTGGATGCGGATTTCCTAATTTTTTGATTTGTGATAAATGTTTTGAAACTATACAAATAAACAGTGCTAATTATTTTTCAACTGATTATGTAGATGAAGTTCATGTTTGTTGTTCTTTTCATAATAGATTGCTCCAGCGCGTAATTCATTTATACAAATATCAATATATAGAAGATTTATCAAGGTATTTATCACTTTTGATGATTTCTTATTTTTTACAAACAACAAACAAAATTTTAAATCCTATTATTATTCCAGTACCACTTCATAAAAAAAGATTAATAGAAAGATGTTTTAATCAGTCTTATTTAATAGCTGATAATTTTTGTAAAAGATTTGATTATGTTTTAAAAGATGATTTAATTATAAGAGTAAAAAATACAAAACAACAAGCGAAATTAAACAAAGAGCAGAGGATAGATAATATAAAAAATTCTTTTTGTTTATTGAATAAAGATTTTATTCAAAATAAAAATTTTATAATAATAGATGATATTTATACAACAGGATCTACTGTTTCAGAAATAGCAAAGCTTCTAAAAACCAATGGTGCCAACAAGATTTGGTGTATAGTTATAGGCAAGAATTAA
- a CDS encoding ATP-dependent Clp protease ATP-binding subunit, giving the protein MEDITNIFGKFSKRLKTVLVKAQDLAGTLNKKEIDFWEVLYCLSNEKGSIAFNVLKDHKIISEDLKKEVLKRSDLSEKNVGSKNKINIPIFSQQCQDIIEQSVKIAYQNKHSYIGTEHLLAAIFKSNIKELDTFLSDKKINKNDIIKNIDNVLIGTNKFTDILEGNISDIEALEKMLMGQGMVSEQSNQQQFTIDLTSEEMQKKLDPVIGRKKEIDRLINILCRRTKNNPVLLGEPGVGKTAIVEGLAKKIFEGDVPQVLHNKRIITLDLGAVIAGTMYRGEFEKRLKKIIDDAKKDDDIILFIDEIHTLVGAGASGGQLDAANLLKPELAKGDLKVIGATTVTEYKKYIESDPAFERRFQAILVDEPLAKETEEILKGLRENYEKYHLVKISDDAIKSAVELSQRYMPDKFLPDKAIDIIDEAASKLKVRNSKNTSIKKISELKNSLHIASNKKEQYIDENDFEKAMLFKENEDKIILELKKMNDKISKPMKYLGEITEKDVAEIVSKISGVPIEDLLKSEKRKLVNLEQKIQNHIIGQNDIVKEVSNYIRRSKAGLSHPNKPIASFIFLGPSGVGKTELAKVLAKEIYNDEKSLVRIDMSEFSERFDASKLIGAPAGYVGYKDSNKFTDRIRLRPYSIVLFDEIEKAHPDIFNLLLTILEDGYITDASGRVINFKNTIIIMTSNIGNEQFNKYASIGFDVKNKDKKEIIEEEYVDLEEKTVNSLSDYFRPEFLNRIDKILVFKNLDIRTTIEIAKLKLSELVDRLNEKRIKVSVDNKVYKFIAENSFNSNVGARNISKFIQNNIESGIANDMLADKIRSGNNIKISIKNKKISIAKI; this is encoded by the coding sequence ATGGAAGATATTACAAATATATTCGGAAAATTTTCAAAAAGACTAAAAACTGTTCTTGTAAAAGCTCAGGATTTGGCTGGAACACTAAACAAAAAAGAAATAGATTTTTGGGAGGTTTTGTATTGCCTATCGAATGAAAAAGGTTCTATAGCATTTAATGTGTTAAAAGATCACAAAATAATTTCTGAAGATTTAAAAAAAGAAGTTTTGAAAAGATCTGATTTGAGTGAGAAAAATGTTGGTTCAAAAAACAAAATTAATATTCCTATATTTTCACAGCAGTGCCAAGATATAATAGAACAATCTGTAAAAATAGCTTATCAAAACAAACACTCCTATATTGGCACAGAACATCTTTTGGCCGCTATTTTTAAAAGTAATATAAAAGAGCTTGATACTTTCTTAAGTGATAAAAAAATAAACAAAAATGATATTATAAAAAATATAGATAATGTTTTAATAGGTACAAATAAATTTACAGATATATTAGAAGGAAATATAAGTGATATAGAGGCTTTGGAAAAAATGCTTATGGGTCAAGGAATGGTTAGTGAACAAAGTAATCAACAACAATTTACGATAGATCTTACTTCAGAAGAAATGCAAAAAAAATTGGATCCAGTTATAGGCAGAAAAAAAGAAATAGATAGACTTATAAATATTTTATGTCGTAGAACAAAAAATAATCCAGTGCTTCTTGGAGAGCCAGGTGTTGGCAAAACTGCAATTGTAGAAGGACTTGCAAAGAAAATCTTTGAAGGAGATGTTCCTCAAGTACTTCATAACAAGAGAATAATAACTCTTGATTTGGGAGCCGTAATAGCGGGTACTATGTACAGAGGTGAATTTGAAAAAAGATTAAAGAAAATTATTGATGATGCAAAAAAGGATGATGATATAATTTTGTTTATAGATGAAATACATACTCTTGTTGGCGCTGGAGCAAGTGGAGGACAGCTTGACGCTGCAAATTTACTGAAGCCAGAGCTTGCAAAAGGAGACTTGAAAGTAATAGGGGCTACTACTGTAACTGAGTACAAAAAATATATAGAATCAGATCCTGCTTTTGAAAGAAGATTTCAAGCTATTTTGGTAGATGAGCCGCTTGCAAAAGAAACAGAAGAAATTCTAAAAGGTTTGAGAGAAAATTATGAAAAATATCATTTGGTAAAAATTTCAGATGATGCTATAAAATCTGCAGTGGAATTAAGTCAGAGATATATGCCAGACAAATTTTTGCCAGACAAGGCCATAGACATTATCGATGAAGCAGCTTCAAAATTAAAAGTAAGAAATTCCAAAAATACTTCTATCAAAAAAATATCTGAATTAAAAAATAGTCTTCACATTGCTTCAAATAAAAAAGAACAATATATAGATGAAAATGATTTTGAAAAAGCAATGTTATTCAAAGAAAACGAAGATAAAATAATTTTGGAATTAAAGAAAATGAATGACAAAATTTCTAAACCAATGAAATACTTGGGAGAAATTACAGAAAAAGATGTCGCAGAAATAGTCTCCAAAATTTCAGGCGTTCCAATAGAAGATTTATTAAAATCAGAAAAAAGAAAATTAGTAAATTTGGAACAAAAAATACAAAATCATATAATAGGTCAAAATGATATTGTAAAAGAAGTCTCAAATTATATAAGAAGATCAAAGGCTGGTCTTTCACATCCAAACAAACCTATTGCTTCATTTATATTTTTGGGTCCATCAGGAGTTGGAAAAACAGAGCTAGCAAAAGTACTTGCAAAAGAAATTTATAATGACGAAAAATCTTTGGTAAGAATTGATATGTCTGAGTTTTCAGAAAGATTTGACGCTTCAAAACTTATTGGTGCACCAGCTGGATATGTAGGATACAAAGATTCAAACAAATTTACTGACAGAATTAGACTAAGACCATACTCAATAGTTCTTTTTGATGAAATAGAAAAAGCTCATCCAGATATTTTTAATCTTTTACTGACAATACTTGAAGATGGATATATTACAGATGCAAGTGGTAGAGTAATAAATTTCAAAAATACAATTATAATAATGACCTCAAATATAGGAAATGAACAATTTAATAAATATGCATCAATTGGTTTTGATGTAAAAAATAAGGATAAAAAAGAAATTATTGAAGAAGAGTATGTTGATTTGGAAGAGAAGACGGTTAATTCTTTGTCAGATTATTTTAGGCCAGAATTTTTGAATCGGATAGATAAAATTTTGGTATTTAAAAATTTGGATATAAGAACAACTATAGAAATAGCAAAATTAAAATTATCTGAATTAGTAGATAGATTGAATGAAAAAAGGATAAAAGTAAGTGTAGATAATAAAGTTTACAAGTTTATTGCCGAAAACTCATTTAATTCAAATGTAGGTGCTAGAAATATTAGTAAATTTATTCAAAATAATATTGAAAGTGGTATAGCAAATGATATGTTGGCAGATAAAATTAGAAGTGGTAATAATATAAAGATTAGTATTAAAAACAAAAAAATCTCTATTGCAAAAATTTAG